Part of the Gemmatimonadaceae bacterium genome, CCCATAGACGGCGCCCGCCCGCAGGGTCGGCCAGATGAATTCCGAGACGAACTCGTGCCGCAGGTCCTCGATGTAGCACTCGTCGGCTCCGGAAGCGATGGCCTTGTCACGAACTCCTTCGAGCTCGTCGCCCTGGCCGATGTCACCGGCGACGCAGATGATCCGCGCGTCGTAATTCTCCCTGAGCCAGGGGACGATGATGGACGTGTCCAGGCCGCCCGAATACGCGAGTACGATTGTCTGAGTCATAGTCTCTAATAACTATTCAAGGATACCGTATATTTAATCAACACGCTCCTGAGCGTCAATGCAGAGCGGTGCGTTGGGCTCGCCGCCGGGCCGCCAGTGTGGTATCGTCCTCTAACGCGGCAAGGGGAGCATGGCGAACAAACGAGAACGACAGTCGGCGATACTCGAGATAGTCAACTCACGATTCGTGAGCAGCCAGGAGGATCTGCGAAAGCTCCTTCTGCACCGCGGCTGGGATGTAACTCAGGCAACTCTATCCCGCGACTTGCGTGAATTGAGGCTGGCTCGCGTTCCGACGCCGGAAGGGGCACGCTACGCGGTGACGGACGGGACAATCGAGGAGAGCCGGGTTGCGCTCGAAACCCTGCTGCCGCAGCTGTTTCTCCGGATCGATGGAGTGAGTGACATGATCGTGCTGCGAACCGTGCCGGGCGGTGCTCAACCGATTGCCGCGGCGCTCGACGGCGAAGGCTGGCCGGACGTGCTCGGTACCATCGGAGGCGACGACACCATTCTGATAGTCTGTCGTTCTGGAGTCGCGCGTGACCGCGTTCTGCGGCGCTTGAAATCCCTGGCCGGCGAGCCCTGAGTAGCAGAGTAGTCTGAAGCCGCGGCGGGATCGATTCCCGCGGACAGTTCCGCATTGACGCCATCGTACTGCAATGTTATGCATTAAAAGTGCATAAATTTCCGGTCGGCGTCCTTGGCGCCAGCGGCTACGCTGGGCGCGAGCTCTGCAGCCTCGTGCTGAATCACCCGCAGCTCGAGCTTGCCTTCGCGTCAGCGAACTCCCAGGCAGGGCAGAAGGCGCACATCGCTGGACGAGAGATCGATTTCATTCACAACGATGAGTCGGTACTGCCCGACGCGGCTCTCGTATTCAGCGCATTGCCGCATGGTGCGTCGTCGGAATGGGTGGATCGCGCCAGCGCGAGCGGAGCGAAGGTAGTCGACCTGTCGTCCGACTTGAGGCCGGGAAACGGCCATGCCAACGGAGTGCCTTACGGGTTGACCGAGCTTGCGAGAGAAACGGTGGGACCCGCGCCGGTCGTGTCCAACCCCGGCTGTTATCCGACAGCGATCCTCCTCGCCTTAGCCCCACTGATCAGGAAGGGGTACACGCTGCCGGGCGCGACGATTTCCGTTTCAGCCGCGAGCGGCGTCACAGGAGCCGGCTACACAGCACGGCCCGAACTGATGTTCGCCGAAGTTGCCGAGGATTTCCGGGCGTACTCGGTGGCAAACGAGCACCGTCACCTCCTGGAGATGCGAGCAGTGCTCGCCCGCCTCGGTGCTGACAATGACCTGCTGTTCGTTCCTCACCTGCTGCCCGTTGCGCGCGGCATCCTTGCCACGATCACGGTTCCGGTGACAGAGCAAATCGATAAGCCTCTCGAGATCTGGCAGGACGCTTATTCGAGCGAGCCATTCATCGAGATAACGCGTGAGACGCCTGCGCTTCGCGATGTAGTTCGGCGGAACGTCGTTCGCATCAGCTGCGCGGTTGCGAAAGGAATTCGACAGCCCACACTCATCGTCATTGCAGCGATCGACAATCTCGTGAAGGGTGCCGCAGGCCAGGCAGTCCAGAATGCGAACATCATGCTTGGCATCGATGAGACAATGGGCTTGCCGGCATGAAGACTGTCATCAAGATCGGAGGCAGGGCGCAGGCGTCGGCCCGCCTTCCCGAGCGAATTTCCGCCGCATGGAGCGAGCATCCGGCGTCGTTCTGTATCGTGCACGGCGGCGGGGACGAGATAAGTGCTTTTCAGCGGCGTGTCGGCTTGAACCCGTCATTCGTGAACGGACGCCGGGTCACAACCAGTGAGGATATGACGGTCGTTCGAATGGTTCTGTCCGGACTCGTCAACAAGAAGCTCGTCTCGCACCTCGTTGTGGCAGGCGCTCCAGCCGTGGGAATTTCCGGTGAGGATGCGGCGATGTTCACCGCGAGCCGCATCGATTCGCTCGGGTACGCTGGTATTCCGGCGGCGGTGAACATCGAGCTGATACAGACTCTGCTCGCCGCGGGCTACCTTCCGGTGATCTCGCCGCTGGCGAGCGAAGAGGGCGGGGAAACGGGCGAAGCGCTCAATGTGAACGGCGACGACGCGGCTGCCGCCATCGCAATCGCGATGGGTGCATCGGAGCTTCTTTTCGTCGCGGATGTCGAAGGTGTCCTGGATGAAAGCGGCCGCCCGATGACGTGTCTCGACAAAAACGGAGCGACGGACCTCGCCGGCAAGGGAGTGATCAACAGTGGAATGCGCGCGAAGCTCGAAGCCGGTTTTGCAGCGCTGGCCGCCGGGGTAGAACGCGTGCGCATTTCCACGATGGATGGACTCAGCGATCCCGGCACAGGCACGCTGCTCTCGCTCGAGCAGAGCGCAGTACGATGACTTCTGTGACGAGCAGAGATTTGTCGAACGGTGTCCCGGCTGTGGGGCCGACCGAGTCGGTTCTGGGAACCTACAAGCGCTCGCCGATGCAGCTCGTGCGCGGGGCCGGCGTCGAGCTGTTCGATTCGAACGGGAAGGCGTATCTCGATTTTGCGAGCGGCATTGCGGTGAACGCGCTGGGTTACGGAGACGAAGCCATCCGGAAGGCGATTATCGCGAGTCTCGATACCGGTCTGGTGCACGTCTCGAATCTCTATCGCACGGAGCCAGGTGAAGAGCTCGCGCGATTCCTCGTGAATGAGTCATTCGCCGAGAAGGTGTTTTTCTGCAACTCAGGCGCGGAGGCAAACGAAGGTGCCTTCAAGTTCGCACGACGCTGGGGCAGAAGTGCGGGCTCGGACGCAAAGACGGGAATAATCGCGTTGCGGGGGAGCTTTCATGGCCGGTTGTTCGGGTCACTCGCCGCAACCGACCGTCCAACGTATCGTGCCCCGTTTCGACCTCTGGCCGGAGGGATCAGCATCTGTGAGCGCGACCTCCGGATCCTCGATTCAGCTCTCGATGGAGAGACTGTAGCAGCCCTGATCCTGGAGCCGGTTCAGGGCGAGGGCGGCGTGCGAGTGCTGGAGATGTCATTTCTGCACGAGCTGCGGCGGCTCACGGCCGACCGTGGGATCGCGCTGATCTTCGACGAGATACAATGCGGACTAGGGCGTCTCGGGACTTTCTTTGCGCACCAGAGCTTCGATGTCGTTCCAGACATGGTGACGCTGGCGAAGCCGCTCGCCGGAGGATTGCCGATGGGGGCGACTCTCGTCTCTGGTGAAATCGCATCGACCATCAAGTCCGGCGATCATGGCACGACATTCGGCGGCGGCCCTCTTGTGTCGAGCGTTGCGTTGGAAGTTGTACGTCGTCTCTCAGACCCGATGCTGCTCGCATCGGTGCGTGACAACGGCGTCTGGCTGGGCGAGACTCTCCGCGCAATCGCTCGACGCACCGGGAAGGTTCGCGCGATCCGTGGAATGGGATTCATGTGGGGCCTCGATGTCGTAGAGCAGGCGAGTGCGGTGATAGAGCGCGGCTGGGATGCAGGGTTGCTCGTCATCAGCGCCGGAGATCACACCATTCGACTGCTTCCGCCGCTCGTCATGACACGCGAAGAGCTGGGCAAGGGAGCCGGCCTGCTGGAACAGATTCTGACCTGACGCCGATCGCGCTCGCAAAACGGTGTTCGCACCACAGGCAGGCAAGCGCTAACATAGAACGTTCACTTACCGGACAGCTCCAATGCTCCGTCGTCTTTGTGTCCTTGTGTCGATCGTCGTCCTGGTTGGGAGCTGCGCGAGTCAGTCGCCGCCGGCAATGACACCCGATGCCCCCGTGTCCTCCGACACGGTCGAAGCCCGGCGCCTGTTCGAGGAAAACATCGACGCTATTCACAAGCGCGACCGGGCCCGCTACCTCGCGACCTATATTCACTCGCCAGCTCTGGCGCGAAACGGATCTGCCGGGTTGGAGCTCGGATACGCGGACTGGAGTGCAACGCGAGACACGACCTGGCCCGACACACTCGTTGCCGAGAGAATGCGGGTCGTGCCGGTGGCGCGTGGGGTTGTCTTCGGTACGTACTGCTATCGCGTTACGCAAAACCGTGTCACGACAAGCGGAGTTTCCGAGCGCGTCTTCATCAAGACGCTTACCGGCTGGAAGATCGCGGTCACGACTGCCTTCGGACTGCCTGTCGGTGCACCGGCGCAATGCAAGTAACATCAGATCAAACCGGGCGAACGTTGTAATGCGACAGAGTCGACCGACTCTCAAGGGGCTGTGGCACGCGTTTGATGAAGCGGCATTCGGACAGGATCGCACTCTCAATCTTCGAGAGTCGCTTCCATCGGGGGCCGATGCCCGTGCACGCGCAGAATCGTGGCTGCGCATGCGGCAGGTGATGAAATCCGGAGAGGTTCTGGTGATCACGGGCCGGGGGAACCAGAGCGCAAACGGGATTGCCGTCGTGAGGGATGCTGTGCTTGCCCTCATGCCTTCGCTTCGCCGCCGGGGAGTCGTGAAGAGCTGGCGTGAGCATACCCAGGGTTCGATCGTAGTTACTCTGGCACCCGTTGCGGACCTGCTTGGCGCACCGAAACGGAACGGCGATCGCGTCACGACGGGCGTTAGTCATCCCGATCAAACCGTCCCCGCGCCGTTGGCCGCGCTCGAGCCGGAAACTCTGGCGCTTCTACATCGCCTGGCGGTCGAGACAATCGAATCGCTTGGAGTCAGACATCAGGAATCCTTCGTCGCAGACGAGATGCAGGCGATTTTCGCGAAGCTTTCGGTGACGCTTCCGGTCAGTGCTGACAGGGAAGGGACGCTCCGGCGCGCGATAAGCCGCGCGATCGAGGATATCGAGGGCTCTCACTGACTCGAGGTTGCCGGGTGATATAAGGGCTCCAATAAATTCCGGCGGTCACGGCGGCCCGGACATTGCGAGACTACCGCTCTGCTCATGTCGATTTCAATGAGAGCGCAAGGTCGCAAGAGATTGCAGAACGGGTCAAGCCTGACGGCCGCTGACCTGGCGGCCCTCGGGGCATACGGGGCGAAAACCTCCTGGCC contains:
- the argR gene encoding arginine repressor, yielding MANKRERQSAILEIVNSRFVSSQEDLRKLLLHRGWDVTQATLSRDLRELRLARVPTPEGARYAVTDGTIEESRVALETLLPQLFLRIDGVSDMIVLRTVPGGAQPIAAALDGEGWPDVLGTIGGDDTILIVCRSGVARDRVLRRLKSLAGEP
- the argC gene encoding N-acetyl-gamma-glutamyl-phosphate reductase yields the protein MHKFPVGVLGASGYAGRELCSLVLNHPQLELAFASANSQAGQKAHIAGREIDFIHNDESVLPDAALVFSALPHGASSEWVDRASASGAKVVDLSSDLRPGNGHANGVPYGLTELARETVGPAPVVSNPGCYPTAILLALAPLIRKGYTLPGATISVSAASGVTGAGYTARPELMFAEVAEDFRAYSVANEHRHLLEMRAVLARLGADNDLLFVPHLLPVARGILATITVPVTEQIDKPLEIWQDAYSSEPFIEITRETPALRDVVRRNVVRISCAVAKGIRQPTLIVIAAIDNLVKGAAGQAVQNANIMLGIDETMGLPA
- the argB gene encoding acetylglutamate kinase, with the translated sequence MKTVIKIGGRAQASARLPERISAAWSEHPASFCIVHGGGDEISAFQRRVGLNPSFVNGRRVTTSEDMTVVRMVLSGLVNKKLVSHLVVAGAPAVGISGEDAAMFTASRIDSLGYAGIPAAVNIELIQTLLAAGYLPVISPLASEEGGETGEALNVNGDDAAAAIAIAMGASELLFVADVEGVLDESGRPMTCLDKNGATDLAGKGVINSGMRAKLEAGFAALAAGVERVRISTMDGLSDPGTGTLLSLEQSAVR
- a CDS encoding acetylornithine transaminase encodes the protein MTSVTSRDLSNGVPAVGPTESVLGTYKRSPMQLVRGAGVELFDSNGKAYLDFASGIAVNALGYGDEAIRKAIIASLDTGLVHVSNLYRTEPGEELARFLVNESFAEKVFFCNSGAEANEGAFKFARRWGRSAGSDAKTGIIALRGSFHGRLFGSLAATDRPTYRAPFRPLAGGISICERDLRILDSALDGETVAALILEPVQGEGGVRVLEMSFLHELRRLTADRGIALIFDEIQCGLGRLGTFFAHQSFDVVPDMVTLAKPLAGGLPMGATLVSGEIASTIKSGDHGTTFGGGPLVSSVALEVVRRLSDPMLLASVRDNGVWLGETLRAIARRTGKVRAIRGMGFMWGLDVVEQASAVIERGWDAGLLVISAGDHTIRLLPPLVMTREELGKGAGLLEQILT